The sequence ATACGATCCGATCCCCCTCACGCCGCGCGCATAAAGCCACCGAACCGGCTCTGGTGAATTTGAAAGCGTTATTCAACAGATTGGTCAAGACCTGCCGCACCCTCAAAGGATCGGTCAGGGTCCAGACCGGCCCCTCAAAAGCCAGCTCCGTTTCGAACTTCACCGGGCCAGGCTCCGCCTTCAGCTCGAATTCGTCGGCCAAATCGGTCACGAAAGCCTTAAGCTCGACCGGAGCCATGTTCACCGTGACAGACCCCGCCTCAATCCGCGAGACATCCAGCAGCTCATTGATCATCTGAAGCAGGTGTTCGCCGCTCGTGTACACGCTCGATAACCGGCGCTTCTGCGGCTCCGGCAAGGCCGGATCTCGAAGCGCGAGCCGTGAGAACCCGATAATGCTGTTCAGCGGCGTCCGCAGCTCGTGACTCATGTTCGCCAGAAATCTTGACTTCGCCAGGTTCGCCGCTTCCGCCGTTTCCTTCGCTTCTTCCAGCCGCAGTTGGCTTTCCCGCAAGGCGCGGGTCCGCTGCTCGACGACCGCCATAAGGGCCTTCTCACGTCGCTGCAACTGATAAACGCGCAGCCTCACCAGCAGGGCGATGGACAAGGCGCAAAGCGCGCCATAGGTCAGACATGCCCACCAGGTACGAAACCACGGAGGCCGCACGATGAAAGCGAGTCGAAACGGCCTGCTTTGCACGCCGTCACTGTCCACCGCGACCACATGCAGCTGGTAGTTGCCTTCATTTAATGCTCCCGCATGCCAGATCGGCTCATCGGAAATCGGGGTTAAATGGGAAGCGGACGGCCCATCCAGACGAGCCTGGAACCGCAGTGCCTCACCCTGCCCGAATCGATCCGTGCCGAAACGCACCTGGAAGTCCCGCTCGCCGAATGGAACAATCAGAGCTCTCGGGAATCCGGGCAGAGCCATGGGACGCCCATCCTCCGCCATGGCTTCCTCGGGATAAATGTCGAAACTCGACGGGCGCGTTCCCACCTCCGTTGCCAGGTCGACCCGCACGACCCCATAGGTTCCGCTGATCCAGGCCACCGGCCCCTCAGGGCGTTCTTCCTCCCGGATCGATTTCACTTCCCCCACAAACCGTACCACCGACCCAGGCAACGCCTCCCTGTTGCCGTCCGGAGCAACCCGCCAGATCTTCTCGACGCCTGATCCCTCACCGTCGTTTTCAACCGGCGCGCTTACGAGCCAAAGCCGAGGCGGCAAACCGCTTCCCGCAACGATCAACTGTATCGTCTCGTGTTCGGACTTCGGGGTGAGTCCAAATTCGCTGAACCGTCGACTTTCCGGATCGAACCGGTACAGCTCCGGCCCAAGCCCGAAAAGGTAGCCCTGGCCCCAGGCCACGATGTGAGCTTCCTGCTTCGAGCTGCCCAGACTGCCGGGAAGCGCAATCCTCTCGCCGCGCGCGCGCCCGGCGCGCAACGCCTCCAGACTCTCTGCATGAACTCTGAAAAGCCCGGAACCGAGCGTACCGACCAGGAGGTCGCCCGCAGGCGTTTCCGCCAGCGACCGGACATCCTCGCCGAAACCGCTCAGGCGCTCTCCGGGCACGATCGTACCCTCATGATCCTCCAGGATCGCCAAGCCGTCCTGCATCCCCACAAAGACCACCCCGTGCAAACGCGCAGACACAAGCATGGAGGTCACGCTTCGCTGGCGGGACGTCAGCAGTTTCACCCCGTTTCCCTGAAGGTAGTAGATGCCTTCCCAGGCGCCGGCCAGGAATCCCTGGGAAACCTCTTCGAGCAGCCAAATGTCGGAACTCACGTTTTGCACCCGGCGAAACCGCGACGGAAGTCCACCTCCGTTCGGTTCCAACCTAAACAGCCCATCCTTGGCCGCTGCGTAGATGGCTCCCCGGTACCGCCGCACATCGTTAACCTTTCCGCGTCCGAGCCCGTTCAAACTGTCGAAGAACTGGTAGTTAGGTTTCAGGACCACCCTGGTCAATCCGGTTTCGCCGCAGACCCAGAGTCCTCCGTCCCGATCCGTGACCAGGTTCAGCATCGCAGTATCGGGGAACCCGTTCTCTTCCAGAAAAGTGCTCACCAGCCGGCCGGAAAGGTCGATAAACACCAAGCCGCGGCCCCGAACCGCCAACGCGAGCTTGTCCGGGGCCACCAAAATCCCGGCCATCAACCGGCCGCTCCGGCAAATTGAATCCGCCTCCGTCGGGAAAGGTTCTATCTCGGACCCCCGCAAGCGGAAGATGCCGCGATCAGGCGTCAGCAGCAGGGTGTCACCGTCCGGCAGATCGATGGCTCGGCTGACCTTCGTTTCCCGCAACGGCCCGCTGTCCGCCGCCACCAGAAACTCGCCTTTGACGAGTTCATAAAGGGGCTGTCCCCGCGCGTGTGCAAACAGATGTTTTGGCGTGCCGGATACAAACCAGGAATCTTCCGCCTGGGCCGGCCACGAAATCGCCCCAAACTGCCCTTCATGCCAGACCAGAAGCCCTGTATCAACCGCGAAGTAAACGGTGTCACCGTCGGAAAACACGTCCCAGACGGCCCGGAAAGGTTTGTAGTTCGCCGGAATCTGCTCGGTTAATGATCGGAACTGGTAACTCCCGTTTTGCAGCTCCAACGTTCCAATCACGTCCAGGCCGGCCGCCCAGATCTGACCCCTTTGGTCGATGGCCAGGCCACGTACAAACTGCGCGTCCGGAATTACCGTCCGGCGCCAGCGCAAGCCATCGAATGATAGTACGCAGCCGTTGCTGCCAAAAAGCATTAAACCACGTCCGTCCTGAAGGCCGACCCAAACCTGATCCGGCCCTTGAAAGTCGCGGGTCGTGTAATACCGGAAGAGTGGGCGACCAATCTCCGGCGGACCCTCGCCGAAGCTGACCGAAGCCAACGGCCAACCAACATGCACAATCAGCAGGATTGCGCGAACTATCCGAAACACAGGCGTCATGCGCGTCCGAGCCACCTCCCCGCCGACAAACGGGCGCTCCTCTTAACCGGGAACTTTAATCACGCCGGGGCCGGGCCGTAAAGAATGACTTTGGTCAGTACGCCGTGACGGCGCCGGCCACAACCGCGCAGGATTTGTAAAAACAATAATGATTGACTTAAAAAATAAATGAAATAATCTTAAGAGCAGGATGCAGTCCGGTTCGAGCACGCTAAGAAACCAGAAACTTGCCCCGGCAGGCGTAGCGCACCCGCGGGTCCGAACCGGCGCGCCTCGTTGTTCGTTATCCCTGGAAACCCTTGTTCAGCTCCAAATTTGGCGTCGCGGAGGTCAGCCCTGTAAAGGATTGGTTTAGGTAATGTGGATCATGGATGGTCCCTCGCCCGCACCGCATTCCTAACCCTGACCCCGCGTTCGCCTTTGCTGGGCCGGTTCCCGTCACGCCAGCGGGATGTTCTCGTGCGTCAGGCGTTGATTGATCGCCCCGATCAGGTCACTCCGGATCTGAAACCAGTCTTCATAGCTATCGGTCCAGGCCCTCAGCTCAAGGGTAAGTGAGCCTGCGCTCAGCGTCGACACGTATGCCTGGGGGGCTGGATGCTTCGCCACGTGCGGATGATCCTGGGCCACCTGCTTCAACAGTTGCGCTGCATGCGCCGGATCCACCCCACGGGCGACGTTGACCTGGATCACGATGACGCGCTGCCGGTCTGAGAATGTCCAATTAATCACCTGATTGGAAATCAGTGTTCCGTTCGGGATGATCACTTCGGAGCCATCCATGGTGCGAACGACGCTCGCCCGGATTCCGATCCGTTCGACGGAGCCGGTTGCGGTATCGACCTGGATCACATCGCCGACCTTGATCGGGCGTTCGAACAGCAGGATCAGCCCGGAGACAAAATTGTTGATGATATTCTGCAGCCCGAAGCCGATCCCGACGCTGAACGCGCCGGCCAGGATCGTGAACTTGGTCATGTCGAACCCGAGCGCGGCCAAGCCGACAAAAAAACCGGCCACGAGCACCAGGTAATGAAGCAGCGTGGAAACGGCGTACGGAAGGCCCCGGGGCAGGTTGAAGCGCTCATAGACGTCTTCTTCCAGCAGAAAACGCAGGAATCGCGAAACCAGGAACGAGGCCCAGACCGCGATGGCGAATGCCAGGACATGGCCCAGGGAAAGCTGGAGTGAGCCGATCGTGAGGGTGGCGTCGAGGACGGCTTTACTCCAGCCCAGCAGAGGCGCGCGCAGCTGCAGCAGCTCCAGGAAGGTGTGCAACCAAAACAGGAAACCGACCGCCTGAAACACCCGAATGGTGCGATCCCGCAGCAGGGCGCGATGGTTGCGCACCATACGCAGGTAGGTAAGCGGACGTGTCTCGAAGGCGACGGCCGTCAAACCTTCGAGCACCCGCACGCCGCCGTAAAGCACGATCGCGACGTATGACCCACGCAGGACGCCGGCGGCCAGAAGGTTAGCCAGGCTCACGTACCCAAAGACGTTTGCGACCAGCGCCGCCGACAGGCCCGCCGCGGCCATGCGCGCGTAGAGTCCGATTGGCTGCAGGGGATGCAGCACCCGTTTTTCCTTGAGAGCCGCTGATGCGCGCCGTTCGCTTTTCAGGAGCCAGATCGAAAACAGCAGGCCTCCCAGCGTTTCGATCAACAGGAGCCCGCGCGCGACGGCCGGCAGCGACGCGGTTACGAGGCGCAGTTCGTTGAGCAGCCAGAAGCTGATGCAGGCGTAGAGAATTGGAAAATGCCTGGGCTCGACCAACCGCCGCAGCAGGAGGACGGTCGGGATCAGGACCACCGCACCCAGGCTGGCCCGCATCACTCGCGGCGCCTGCGGGTAAATCACCCCGATCAGGAGCGCTGAAAGGGCGATCGCGGCTGAGATCGGCATTTCAAAAACCGGGGTCGACCGGTGCAAGGCGGGATTTTGTTCGATCCAACGCCGGATACCGCGCCGTGCCCAGCAAAGCGCGAAAACCAGCAGCGCAACGATGCTGGCGTGGAAAAGGAGTTCTCCCGGTTGCCGTTGCAGATAACTCCAAAGGGCGCTGGCCTGGGCGGAGAAGGTCGTTTCGCTCGCCTGCGCCAGGTTGCTGCCCGGTTCTCCGGAATTCCCGAGCCGCCAAAGGGGCGCACTGTCGCGCTCCCAGAGCCGGCCGGTGGCTTGTTCCCGTGCCTGGCGGATCAAACCCTCGGCGGTGTCGATCCTGGTTTCCCGGGCCGCAAGCCGGGACTGGAGGCTCAGGATTTCCGCCCTGCGGCCCTCCAGATCATTACGGCTTTGCTGGATAGACCCTACGAAGGAGTTAATCTGGTCCGAGGTTTCCGGCGGCAGATTGGCGGCCTTCGCACTCGCAGCGGTTATGCGCCAGGTGTCGGCCATCTGCGCAAGCCGCGCCAGTCGCGCGTCAAGTTCGGTCGCTCGCCGCACCAGGTCCCGGCTCAAGCCCTGGGCAGTGTCGCGGAGGCTCTGCCATTCTCTTTCCAGCTCTGCCAGCATTTCCAACGACGGGCTGCCGGAGAGAATCTGGCTGGTCTCGGTCGTGCGCGCGTCGATATCGCGAGCGAGGGCGGGCAGTTCATCGAGGATTTTGGTTCTGGCCTCGTCAGAGGTGAGGCCCGTGCTGATGTCACGAAGCGTGTTTGCCGCGTTGTTGGCTTCGGCTACCACGTCCGGCAAGGGAATCGGGCTCGGGCTTGGGGTGGATGAGGCCGCCGGCGACGCCGCAGGGCTGGTGGATGCGGCCGGCGCGGCAGCCGCCTGCGCCCTTGAATCGCCGATGCACAATGCCGCGCAGGTGAGCGTGATAAAAATTCGCAAGTTGTGAGTCATCGTTGCAACGCCACAAATGGCACGAATGAAAAAGTGTCACAAACGCGATGAGGCTCCTCTACCTGGCCGCATGCTTGGGCCTGCGCCGCCGAGGTGTTTGGCCCAGCCGCCGGAACGCAATAAGTCGCGGACTCCGTTTGTCGCACTTTTTCGATCGTGCCATTTGTGGCCTTGTCCCGGTCGTGGCACTGGTGGCCATGGGCTTGGCGCATGACTATCGTTCCCTCATCTTATTGGCCGGGGACCGTTACCGGCTCGTGCCGCTCGACTTGAGTTTTGACCAAATCTTTTTCGATCTAGTGGCGTCTTCGCGCCAGGAACTCAGCCATTCGTTCACGTGGTGCACTCCCGGCTACACGGTCGAGACTGCCAGAGCCTGGCTGCAAAGCCGGGAACGGGCCCGAGCGGAAGATCGAGCCTACGATTTCGTGATCACCCGGGCCGACAACGGAGAATTGGTCGGCGCGTGCGGGATTAACCAGATTCAGACCGAGCACCGGCTCGGCAATTTGTATTACTGGGTAGCCGCGGCCGAACAGGGACGAGGTGCGGCCACCGCGGGCGTTTCCAGCCTGGTCGAGTTCGGGCTTAAAGGTCTCGGTTTGATCCGTCTTGAGATGCTGGTGCCGGAACGCAATTTTAGCGCGGAACGGGTAGCTGAAAAGGTCGGTGCGACTCGTGAGGTGCTGCTGCGCAACCGGTTGATCCTGCAAGCGCGGGTCCAGCATGCCTACCTGTTTTCAGTTCTCGGTTCACCCGAAGCGCTCCTTTCCCCACCCGATCCCCGGTGGGAAAAGATCACGGTAACGGGTAACGGGTAACGGGTGTCGGTCACACGGCGGGCACGGCGGGTGTGGCGGGCACGACGTAAGAGTTCACACGGTCACACCACGGGCACCACGTAAGAGTTCACACGGCGAACACGGCGGGCCACGGCGACCACGGCGGGAAGAGGAAAGAGTTCGGAGTTCGGAGTTCGGAGTTCGGAGTTCGGAGTTCGGAGTTCGGAGTTCGGAGTTCGGAGTTCGGAGTTCGGAGCGGCAGGATGGGGGGTGGGTGCGAGTGTCAACCTTAGAGTTGCCGCCGGGTCCCCTTAATCTGTGTCAATCTGTGTAATCTGTGGATGTTTTCTCTTTTCTGCGTTCTTCTGCGCGTTCTGCGGATGATTTAATCTTTCCGCCGTGGCGCCGTGTGAGTCTTTTGCGCCGTGCCCGCGGTGTGACTGGGGAATTAAAACCATAACCGGACGGCAGACGAACATAGAGCGCTAAAGTCCCCCCCTTTATGAATACTTCCCACGAGCTGCAATGGATCGACTACCTGATCATGATCATTTATTTCGGCTTCGTCCTAGGTATCGGCGTTGTGCTGAAGCGATACATGCGGACCAGTTCCGAGTTTTTGTCGGCAGGCCGCTCGATCCCCGCCTGGGTAGCCGGCTTGGCGTTCCTGTCGGCGAACCTGGGCGCCCAGGAAGTGATCGGCATGGCGGCATCCGGCGCCAAGTACGGCATTGCGACCAGCCATTTTTATTGGTTAGGGGCCATTCCGGCCATGGTGTTCGTCGGCATTTTCATGATGCCGTTCTATTATGGCTCGCGGGCGCGCTCGGTACCCGACTACCTGTCGCTGCGGTTCGATGAAAAGACCCGTGGTCTGAACGCGATCACCTTCGCCGTCATGACGGTCATGTCGTCGGGGATTTCAATGTACGCGATGGCCCTGTTGATTCAGACCCTGCACATCTTTGACACGCCCTTTCGCGTGCTGCACCTGCCCGAGAGCTGGGTTTTCCACGTCAGCATCGTGCTGTCGGCCATAATCGTGCTGGGTTACATTTTTCTGGGCGGCTTAACCAGCGCCATCTACAACGAGGTTTTACAATTTTTTCTGATCGTGGCCGGCTTTGCACCTTTGGTGTTCCTGGGGCTTAAAAACGTGGGCGGCTGGGGGGGCCTGAAGGCCAACTTGCCGCCGGCCTTTGTCCACGCCTGGCGCGGCATGGATAACCCGCACAACAACCCGTTGGGCGTCGAGTGGTTCAGCCTGGTTATGGGGTTGGGCTTTGTCCTGTCATTTGGTTACTGGTGCACCGACTTCCTGGTAGTGCAGCGGGCCATGGCGGCCGATTCGATGAACGCGGCCCGCCGCACCCCCCTGATCGCAGCGGTACCGAAAATGTTGTTCCCGTTCCTGGTAATCTTGCCGGGCTTGATTGCTCTGGCATTGACCCGGCCCGCCCAAAACCCGGCGGTAGCGAGCGCGCACGGTTCAGCGCCGCAGAGTGCAGAGGTGGCCAGCGCACAGGAACCGTTGATTCCGCCTCAGCTCAGCGCCAAGACCGGCGAGGTGGTGCGCGACAAGGACGGCAACGAGGTGCTGGACTACAACCTGGTCATCCCGCAAATGCTCCTGCACTACTTCCCCAGCGGGATGCTGGGTATCGGTCTTACGGCCCTGCTGGCCAGTTTCATGTCGGGCATGGCGGGAAACGTGACGGCCTTCAATACGGTCTGGACCTACGACATCTACCAGGCCTACATACATAAAGGCGACAGTGATGAGCATTACTTGCAGATGGCACATTTCGCCACGGTCTTCGGAGTGCTCTTGTCGATAGGAGCGGCTTATTTTGCCGCCACGTTTAACAACATCATGGACATCCTGCAGTTGGTGTTCGCTTTTGTGAACGCGCCGCTGTTTGCAACCTTTCTGTTAGGCATGTTCTGGAGGCGGGCGACGGGACATGGCGCCTTTGTGGGGCTGCTGGCCGGGATTGCCGGAGCGGCCCTGCACCAGGGTCTGACGCTGCCGGAAGGCGCCGTGCCCGGGATTAAAGGTGGCTGGATCGCGGTGTTAAACACCTACTCGAGCGAGATGGCGCAAAACTTCTGGACCGCGATCTGGGCCTGGACGACCTGTTTTATTGTGACGATCATCGTCAGCCTGGCGACCAAGCCGCGGCCGGAAAGTGAGCTGCGCGGCTTGGTTTATGCCCTGACGGACAAGGCGCACGACGCCGGCGGCGCATGGTATACCCGGCCCGTGCCGGTGGGCCTGATCGTGCTGGCGCTGACCTTGTTGCTCAACGTACTTTTCTTTTAGGAGGAAACTAACAAATTAGACGGAGATTATATGGGCTTCGATATTCGACTGCCGATTGGTTATCTGTTCACCATCCTGGGTCTGTTGCTGGCCCTGTATGGGCTAATGTCCGCCAACAGCGCAGCCTACCAGCGCTCGCTTGGGATCAACGTCAATCTTACGTGGGGAGTGGTGTTATTGATTTTCGGCTTGATCATGGCCTACTTCGCCAAACGGTCACAGTCCCGCGTACGGCGCGAGGCGCCGGATGCTGCCCCGCAAGGCGCTGCGCCGCGGCACCACATGCACTGATAAAACACAAAAGTTGAAACGACTCGTACGGGTCGCGGGTTGAGTGGCCGGGTTACCCCCGGCGGGCTCGCAGTTCGTTCAATCCGCGATCCGTACCGATTAAGGTGATTAAAGGTGGCAATCGAATACAAACGTTTAGGAAAACATGGGGTTCTGGTCAGCAACATCTGCCTGGGCACCATGAACTTCGGCTGGCATACCGGCCCGGAAGAAAGCTTCAAGATCATGGACCGGGCCCTGGAGCTCGGCGTCAATTTCTTCGACACTGCCGACGTTTACGGCCGGGGCGGCGAGCAGGGCGACACGGAAGAGATCCTGGGGCGCTGGTTCGCTCAGGGCGGGAGCCGCCGCGAAGCGGTGGTCCTGGCCACGAAGGTCTTTAATCCCGTTCAGCGTAAGGCCAACCGGGCTGAACCTAATACGGACGGCCGAAGTCTTTCCGCCTATAAAATCCGCAAGCACTGCGAGGGAAGCCTGAAACGGCTCCAGACCGACCACATCGACCTTTACCAGATGCACCACGTGGACCGGGATTGCCCCTGGGACGAGATCTGGCAGGCCTTCGGACAGTTGAGCCACCAGGGCAAGGTGGTCTACGTGGGATCCAGCAACTTTGCGGGGTGGGACATCGCCACCGCTTGCCAGGAGGCGTCCAAGCGCGGCTTGATGGGGCTCTCCAGTGAGCAAAGCATCTATCACCTGAATAATCGGGTGGTGGAACTGGAAGTTATTCCCGCCTGCCGGTACTACGGCCTGGGACTCATCCCGTGGAGCCCCTTGGCCGGCGGTCTCCTGGGCGGAGCGCTGGAAAAACTGGAAAGCGGCCGGCGTACCAGCGAGGAAGCCCGGAAGGAAATCAACGACAACCGGCCCAAGCTCGAACAGTACGAAGCCTTGTGCAAAAAACTGGGCGAACCCCCGGCCGCGGTGGCCCTGGCCTGGCTTTTGCACAATCCCATCGTGACGGCGCCCATCATCGGCCCTCGAACCATCGAGCAACTTGAGTCCACCCTGCGCGCAACCGAAATCAGGTTGGATGGGGAAATCCTGCGAAGGCTCGATGAGATTTTTCCGGGTCCTGGCGGCGAAGCGCCTCAAGCCTATGCTTGGTAAATGACAGCGAGATGAGCCCGGCGAAGAAACAGCTTGCCCGTTTCATGGCGCTCGCCGGCACGCTTCTGCCGGCTTTACTGGGCTGCGCGCAGTCTGGCCGGGTAACCACGGTCGGTTTCCCGAGCGCCCCTCAAGACCGGTTTCCTGCCCGGGCAGGCACTTACGATCTTCGCGAAGAAGTGGACGACTCGCCCGATTTTTACCACGGTAACTTCGAGCCGTACCGGGAGACGCCGGTGCCGTCCGGGGATGAGTTTCGATGATGGACGCCGCGGCGGCATGCCGGCCCGCGGCAGGTCAACAACCTGGGCCAAAGATGCCACGATCCAAAAGGGTGAAACAACCGCGTTGCGGGGTTTACCTGAACTTGTTTATTGCGCTAAACGTCGCGGTCTGCCTGACGCTCGGCGGCTGCGCGCATCGCGCAAGCGGGCGTTCGACCGCCGCGCAGACGCCAACCTACCCGCCGATCTCGCCGGCTTCGGTTCAGATTATTAATCGCCGGCCGCCGGTCGCCTATGACGAACTCGGCAGGGTAACGGTTCAGACGGAAAGCGTTCAGCCCCGTGCCCGGAGCATGCAAGAGGTACGGGAAATGGCCGCGCAGGCCGGCGCCAATGCCGCTGTTCTGCTGGATGAGAGGACTTTCCGGCAGCACAACAGCGTTACGCGACGAAGCACGAACATGCGCCGGCTGATCGCCCTGTTGATCCGCCGTAAGGACGTCTGGACGCCACCGTTGGAGAATCCGTACCAGGTACCGGCGGCGCCTTCGCCCTCCCCGAGCCCACGCAGCGAACGCGGCGCGCCGCCCCCGCCGGCGCCTCAGGGGGCCCCGCCTGGAGCAACGGGCACCTGAAGAATAGGATGCCACGAATAAAGGGCTTTCATCTGCGGCATTCCCTTTCAGCTGCTTTCAGCTGTTGTCGGCTTGCGCCGTCGGATGATAGCCCGTCCCCAAAATAGCGTCGTGCAGCGAGGGGGCGTGGACTTTGCGGGCATCAAACGTCACCCGGACTTCGGCCCGGTCCAGGTCGGCGACTGCACTCTCAACACCATCCAGGTCGCGCAGGGCAGCTTCAATCTGGGCCGCGCGATGCTGATCGTCGAGCCCTTCGACCGCGATAATGGCGTTTTCCAGAACCGGTTGATCGGTAGGGATCGGGGCGTGTGGGTCGGCGGGGTCTTGCTGTGACATAAGTGATCTGGTTTTGAAAGGTTCGCATTACGACGGGGATTTCTCCACCACGGCGAGCACATCCTGCGCCTGCTTGTCCGTAGCAGCGTGCGTATCGAACCAGACCAGCCTGCCGTCCTTGAACAGGTAAGCCTGCCTGGCCGCCGCGACCTCCATGATGATGGGCACGCCGAACGCGCTCGTCACCTTACGATCGGTGTCGGCGATCAGCGGAAAAGGAAGGTGTTCCTTTTCCTGGAACCGTTTCTGATCGGCTACCGAATCAAGGCTGACCCCGACCACCCGCACGTTGTGGTGCACCAGGTCGGCATACGCGTCCCGCAGACTGCAGGCCTGCGCGGTGCAGCCGGGCGTCATCGCTTTCGGGTAAAAGTAAACGAGCAGGTATCCGTGCGCTCCCGTGCTGGGAAGGTCCAGCACCTGGCTATCCTGAGTCATTCCGGCAACGCTGGGAATAGGATCGCCCAACTTCAATTTTGGGTTTGCGGCCACAACCTTCAACGCCAGAAGGCCACCCAGGGTGGCCACAACCGCTCCAAGCAGAATTTTCCTCATCATATGAACAATATTGAACAATTCGTCTCCACGCCTGCGCCGGGCGCCCGGGAAT comes from Verrucomicrobiota bacterium and encodes:
- a CDS encoding response regulator produces the protein MLFGSNGCVLSFDGLRWRRTVIPDAQFVRGLAIDQRGQIWAAGLDVIGTLELQNGSYQFRSLTEQIPANYKPFRAVWDVFSDGDTVYFAVDTGLLVWHEGQFGAISWPAQAEDSWFVSGTPKHLFAHARGQPLYELVKGEFLVAADSGPLRETKVSRAIDLPDGDTLLLTPDRGIFRLRGSEIEPFPTEADSICRSGRLMAGILVAPDKLALAVRGRGLVFIDLSGRLVSTFLEENGFPDTAMLNLVTDRDGGLWVCGETGLTRVVLKPNYQFFDSLNGLGRGKVNDVRRYRGAIYAAAKDGLFRLEPNGGGLPSRFRRVQNVSSDIWLLEEVSQGFLAGAWEGIYYLQGNGVKLLTSRQRSVTSMLVSARLHGVVFVGMQDGLAILEDHEGTIVPGERLSGFGEDVRSLAETPAGDLLVGTLGSGLFRVHAESLEALRAGRARGERIALPGSLGSSKQEAHIVAWGQGYLFGLGPELYRFDPESRRFSEFGLTPKSEHETIQLIVAGSGLPPRLWLVSAPVENDGEGSGVEKIWRVAPDGNREALPGSVVRFVGEVKSIREEERPEGPVAWISGTYGVVRVDLATEVGTRPSSFDIYPEEAMAEDGRPMALPGFPRALIVPFGERDFQVRFGTDRFGQGEALRFQARLDGPSASHLTPISDEPIWHAGALNEGNYQLHVVAVDSDGVQSRPFRLAFIVRPPWFRTWWACLTYGALCALSIALLVRLRVYQLQRREKALMAVVEQRTRALRESQLRLEEAKETAEAANLAKSRFLANMSHELRTPLNSIIGFSRLALRDPALPEPQKRRLSSVYTSGEHLLQMINELLDVSRIEAGSVTVNMAPVELKAFVTDLADEFELKAEPGPVKFETELAFEGPVWTLTDPLRVRQVLTNLLNNAFKFTRAGSVALCARREGDRIVFEVRDTGLGIPSGEVTRVFEPFFQASNHTEHQHGVGLGLHICRRLVEVLNGEITVESFLGQGSTFRVVLPVNHWSEPHALARPLRKIVGYEGRKRRVLVIDDDPQDRSMLCELLEALGFDALCMNSPSGAVKLLSSPDRFDVLISDLRVPGEDGFAVISQLGDLGDSATMLKVATSASVYEEDKAEAIRHGFDEFLPKPVREDELVELLGRRLDLKWVYEQSVEGTERPAAHAPVAGEDGSSLPRTELLALLKAAQVGDVTAVSGSLKRLKDQLPQHHLIYSRLETLLREFRMHSIEEFLEKMAGADPSAEDIGGSEGSQNPVREQPCTKAAGLGEAG
- a CDS encoding mechanosensitive ion channel, with the translated sequence MTHNLRIFITLTCAALCIGDSRAQAAAAPAASTSPAASPAASSTPSPSPIPLPDVVAEANNAANTLRDISTGLTSDEARTKILDELPALARDIDARTTETSQILSGSPSLEMLAELEREWQSLRDTAQGLSRDLVRRATELDARLARLAQMADTWRITAASAKAANLPPETSDQINSFVGSIQQSRNDLEGRRAEILSLQSRLAARETRIDTAEGLIRQAREQATGRLWERDSAPLWRLGNSGEPGSNLAQASETTFSAQASALWSYLQRQPGELLFHASIVALLVFALCWARRGIRRWIEQNPALHRSTPVFEMPISAAIALSALLIGVIYPQAPRVMRASLGAVVLIPTVLLLRRLVEPRHFPILYACISFWLLNELRLVTASLPAVARGLLLIETLGGLLFSIWLLKSERRASAALKEKRVLHPLQPIGLYARMAAAGLSAALVANVFGYVSLANLLAAGVLRGSYVAIVLYGGVRVLEGLTAVAFETRPLTYLRMVRNHRALLRDRTIRVFQAVGFLFWLHTFLELLQLRAPLLGWSKAVLDATLTIGSLQLSLGHVLAFAIAVWASFLVSRFLRFLLEEDVYERFNLPRGLPYAVSTLLHYLVLVAGFFVGLAALGFDMTKFTILAGAFSVGIGFGLQNIINNFVSGLILLFERPIKVGDVIQVDTATGSVERIGIRASVVRTMDGSEVIIPNGTLISNQVINWTFSDRQRVIVIQVNVARGVDPAHAAQLLKQVAQDHPHVAKHPAPQAYVSTLSAGSLTLELRAWTDSYEDWFQIRSDLIGAINQRLTHENIPLA
- a CDS encoding GNAT family N-acetyltransferase; this translates as MSHFFDRAICGLVPVVALVAMGLAHDYRSLILLAGDRYRLVPLDLSFDQIFFDLVASSRQELSHSFTWCTPGYTVETARAWLQSRERARAEDRAYDFVITRADNGELVGACGINQIQTEHRLGNLYYWVAAAEQGRGAATAGVSSLVEFGLKGLGLIRLEMLVPERNFSAERVAEKVGATREVLLRNRLILQARVQHAYLFSVLGSPEALLSPPDPRWEKITVTGNG
- a CDS encoding sodium:solute symporter family protein — protein: MNTSHELQWIDYLIMIIYFGFVLGIGVVLKRYMRTSSEFLSAGRSIPAWVAGLAFLSANLGAQEVIGMAASGAKYGIATSHFYWLGAIPAMVFVGIFMMPFYYGSRARSVPDYLSLRFDEKTRGLNAITFAVMTVMSSGISMYAMALLIQTLHIFDTPFRVLHLPESWVFHVSIVLSAIIVLGYIFLGGLTSAIYNEVLQFFLIVAGFAPLVFLGLKNVGGWGGLKANLPPAFVHAWRGMDNPHNNPLGVEWFSLVMGLGFVLSFGYWCTDFLVVQRAMAADSMNAARRTPLIAAVPKMLFPFLVILPGLIALALTRPAQNPAVASAHGSAPQSAEVASAQEPLIPPQLSAKTGEVVRDKDGNEVLDYNLVIPQMLLHYFPSGMLGIGLTALLASFMSGMAGNVTAFNTVWTYDIYQAYIHKGDSDEHYLQMAHFATVFGVLLSIGAAYFAATFNNIMDILQLVFAFVNAPLFATFLLGMFWRRATGHGAFVGLLAGIAGAALHQGLTLPEGAVPGIKGGWIAVLNTYSSEMAQNFWTAIWAWTTCFIVTIIVSLATKPRPESELRGLVYALTDKAHDAGGAWYTRPVPVGLIVLALTLLLNVLFF
- a CDS encoding aldo/keto reductase, giving the protein MEYKRLGKHGVLVSNICLGTMNFGWHTGPEESFKIMDRALELGVNFFDTADVYGRGGEQGDTEEILGRWFAQGGSRREAVVLATKVFNPVQRKANRAEPNTDGRSLSAYKIRKHCEGSLKRLQTDHIDLYQMHHVDRDCPWDEIWQAFGQLSHQGKVVYVGSSNFAGWDIATACQEASKRGLMGLSSEQSIYHLNNRVVELEVIPACRYYGLGLIPWSPLAGGLLGGALEKLESGRRTSEEARKEINDNRPKLEQYEALCKKLGEPPAAVALAWLLHNPIVTAPIIGPRTIEQLESTLRATEIRLDGEILRRLDEIFPGPGGEAPQAYAW
- a CDS encoding heavy-metal-associated domain-containing protein — translated: MSQQDPADPHAPIPTDQPVLENAIIAVEGLDDQHRAAQIEAALRDLDGVESAVADLDRAEVRVTFDARKVHAPSLHDAILGTGYHPTAQADNS
- a CDS encoding peroxiredoxin; translation: MMRKILLGAVVATLGGLLALKVVAANPKLKLGDPIPSVAGMTQDSQVLDLPSTGAHGYLLVYFYPKAMTPGCTAQACSLRDAYADLVHHNVRVVGVSLDSVADQKRFQEKEHLPFPLIADTDRKVTSAFGVPIIMEVAAARQAYLFKDGRLVWFDTHAATDKQAQDVLAVVEKSPS